Proteins from a genomic interval of Methanofollis formosanus:
- a CDS encoding response regulator, which produces MTTLRVLVVEDAAIIALDIANRVKRLGHEVAGVASTAETAWEKARETRPDLVLMDINLKGEQNGIEAASRIAEELGIRSIFITAYSDKEMKERALATRPLGYIVKPIREADLEKVLAAAEEEFLKGRRT; this is translated from the coding sequence ATGACCACTTTGCGGGTTCTTGTCGTGGAAGATGCCGCGATCATCGCGCTTGATATTGCAAACCGGGTGAAGCGACTGGGGCACGAAGTTGCCGGCGTTGCTTCGACGGCAGAGACGGCATGGGAGAAGGCCCGTGAGACCCGTCCTGATCTGGTCCTGATGGACATCAACCTCAAGGGGGAGCAGAACGGCATCGAGGCTGCATCCAGAATTGCGGAGGAACTCGGGATCAGGAGTATCTTCATCACTGCATATTCGGATAAGGAAATGAAAGAACGGGCCCTTGCCACCCGCCCTCTCGGTTATATCGTCAAGCCGATCAGGGAAGCCGATCTGGAGAAAGTGCTTGCAGCGGCGGAAGAAGAGTTCTTGAAGGGGCGGCGTACCTGA